One genomic segment of Amycolatopsis sp. WQ 127309 includes these proteins:
- a CDS encoding GNAT family N-acetyltransferase codes for MTAFDVRPITEAERRSTFDLLGRSLHSNRIGDEDWSRYGESWPAAHKFAAFDGETPIGITSSYDTEIAVPGGRTLGAAAVDGVGVRADWTRRGVFSALMATQLADVAARRLPLAALHASEPTIYGRAGYGSATLGKTAWIPRPAARLHERLPATGRVRMLTPDEAVKQIPSLYQRIGLHRAGMMARPEGWWAFSHDRLVGPAGDHVVVVHSGPDGDDGFAVYGTVNRRTLEAPDEGAVLKVRELHAADTAARVALWRFLLSVDLVSGVRARFRPVDEPLAAMMADHRHARTAEVEDDLWLRLIDVGTALDARSYRDAAPVVLAVTDRQLTANTGHYEVGPDGARRTEAAAHLSLDVDTLAMLYLGEWSASALAEAGRITVHDPAATARADELFTTVTAPWCGTYF; via the coding sequence ATGACCGCCTTCGACGTCCGCCCCATCACCGAAGCCGAGCGCCGCAGCACGTTCGACCTGCTGGGCCGCTCGCTGCACAGCAACCGGATCGGCGACGAAGACTGGTCCCGCTACGGGGAGTCCTGGCCGGCCGCGCACAAGTTCGCCGCGTTCGACGGCGAGACCCCGATCGGCATCACGAGCTCCTACGACACGGAGATCGCCGTACCGGGCGGGCGCACGCTCGGCGCCGCGGCGGTCGACGGCGTTGGCGTGCGCGCCGACTGGACCCGCCGTGGGGTGTTCAGCGCGCTGATGGCCACGCAGCTGGCCGACGTCGCCGCCCGCCGGCTGCCGCTGGCCGCGTTGCACGCGAGCGAGCCGACCATCTACGGCCGCGCCGGTTACGGCTCCGCGACGCTCGGCAAGACGGCCTGGATCCCGCGGCCCGCCGCGCGCCTGCACGAACGCCTCCCGGCCACCGGGCGGGTCCGGATGCTCACCCCGGACGAGGCCGTCAAGCAGATTCCCTCGCTGTACCAGCGGATCGGGCTGCACCGGGCCGGCATGATGGCCCGCCCGGAGGGGTGGTGGGCGTTCTCGCACGACCGGCTCGTCGGTCCGGCCGGGGACCACGTCGTGGTCGTCCACAGTGGACCGGACGGGGACGACGGCTTCGCCGTGTACGGCACCGTCAACCGCCGCACCCTCGAGGCACCGGACGAGGGCGCGGTGCTGAAGGTGCGCGAACTGCACGCGGCCGACACCGCCGCGCGCGTCGCGCTCTGGCGGTTTCTGCTGTCGGTGGACCTGGTTTCCGGGGTCCGCGCCCGGTTCCGCCCGGTCGACGAGCCGCTGGCGGCGATGATGGCCGACCACCGGCACGCCCGCACGGCCGAGGTCGAGGACGACCTGTGGCTGCGCCTGATCGACGTCGGCACCGCGCTGGATGCGCGTTCCTACCGCGACGCCGCTCCGGTGGTCCTCGCTGTGACCGACCGGCAGCTGACGGCGAACACCGGGCACTACGAGGTCGGCCCGGACGGTGCCCGCCGCACCGAGGCCGCCGCTCACCTCAGCCTGGACGTCGACACCCTGGCCATGCTCTACCTGGGGGAGTGGAGCGCGTCGGCGCTGGCCGAAGCGGGCCGGATCACGGTCCACGACCCGGCGGCGACGGCCCGGGCGGACGAGCTGTTCACCACGGTCACCGCGCCGTGGTGCGGCACGTACTTCTAG
- a CDS encoding TetR/AcrR family transcriptional regulator has product MSSNVSGPESASSTPTELPILGAPVHERADAARNRIRALTAAETLFAEHGVDAVTMDDVAAAAGVGKGTLYRRFGDKAGLAMALLDERERQLQHQILTGGPPLGPGASPADRLAAFVEAYLQLLNRQLDLVLLSETATTGARFRTGAHTLWRAHCRHLLHTGGAPDPDITADVLLAALSAEQVRHWLRDRQLSPEALTKSLAGLARTWLPE; this is encoded by the coding sequence ATGTCTTCGAACGTTAGCGGACCAGAGTCCGCTTCGTCAACGCCGACCGAACTCCCCATCCTCGGCGCACCCGTACACGAACGCGCTGACGCCGCCCGCAACCGCATCCGCGCCCTCACCGCCGCCGAAACCCTCTTCGCCGAACACGGCGTCGACGCCGTCACCATGGACGACGTCGCCGCCGCCGCCGGCGTCGGCAAAGGCACCCTCTACCGCCGCTTCGGCGACAAAGCCGGCCTCGCCATGGCCCTGCTCGACGAACGCGAACGCCAGCTCCAGCACCAAATCCTCACCGGAGGACCCCCACTCGGCCCCGGCGCATCCCCCGCTGACCGGCTCGCCGCGTTCGTCGAGGCCTACCTCCAGCTCCTGAACCGGCAGCTCGACCTCGTCCTCCTCTCGGAGACCGCGACCACCGGCGCCCGCTTCCGCACCGGCGCCCACACCCTCTGGCGCGCCCACTGCCGGCACCTGCTCCACACCGGCGGCGCCCCCGACCCGGACATCACCGCCGACGTCCTCCTGGCCGCCCTCTCGGCCGAACAGGTCCGGCACTGGCTGCGAGACCGCCAGCTCAGCCCCGAAGCCCTGACGAAGTCACTGGCCGGACTGGCGCGGACCTGGCTGCCCGAGTGA
- a CDS encoding DUF4333 domain-containing protein, protein MSTPYGGNDPQQPQYGQQPGGAYPPSGPQEQPQWGQQQPQQPPYDPNQQQQWGQPQQPQQPQQWGQQPGGYTPPQQPQWGQQPPPYGQQPGGGYPQSGPQAQPGYGQQPPGGQYPQSGPQAQPQYGQQPPGGQGQYDYGQQGQQGQYPGASAAPEGEKPAKSKKGLLIGIVVLVVVVAVVGILGFVAPGFFKTQVFNNTQMQTDVQKLLSDTYKIDGVTGVTCPAEQKVEDGAKFECTATIGGKPQQIPITVKGDGGNYEVSPPATK, encoded by the coding sequence ATGAGCACGCCGTATGGCGGCAACGACCCACAGCAGCCCCAGTACGGGCAGCAGCCGGGCGGCGCGTACCCGCCGAGCGGCCCGCAGGAACAGCCCCAGTGGGGCCAGCAGCAGCCGCAGCAGCCGCCGTACGACCCCAACCAGCAGCAGCAATGGGGTCAGCCGCAGCAACCCCAGCAGCCGCAGCAGTGGGGTCAGCAGCCCGGCGGGTACACCCCGCCGCAGCAGCCGCAATGGGGCCAGCAGCCACCGCCGTACGGGCAGCAGCCCGGTGGCGGGTATCCGCAGAGCGGCCCGCAGGCGCAGCCCGGCTACGGCCAGCAGCCGCCCGGTGGGCAGTACCCGCAGAGCGGCCCGCAGGCCCAGCCGCAGTACGGGCAGCAGCCGCCCGGGGGACAGGGCCAGTACGACTACGGTCAGCAAGGCCAGCAGGGCCAGTATCCCGGCGCGTCCGCCGCTCCCGAGGGGGAGAAGCCGGCGAAGTCGAAGAAGGGCCTGCTGATCGGCATCGTGGTGCTGGTCGTGGTCGTCGCGGTGGTCGGCATCCTCGGTTTCGTCGCGCCCGGGTTCTTCAAGACGCAGGTCTTCAACAACACCCAGATGCAGACGGACGTGCAGAAGCTGCTGTCCGACACGTACAAGATCGACGGCGTCACCGGCGTCACCTGCCCGGCCGAGCAGAAGGTCGAGGACGGTGCGAAGTTCGAGTGCACCGCCACGATCGGCGGCAAGCCGCAGCAGATCCCGATCACGGTGAAGGGTGACGGCGGCAACTACGAGGTGTCCCCGCCGGCCACGAAGTAG
- a CDS encoding Xaa-Pro peptidase family protein has protein sequence MSRRSLHTPAPDAAALRARLDRARTAAAAADTDALLIAPGSDLRYLIGQAGGSFERLTTLVVPADGTPALVVPKLEAPGYADVPADELGVELLTWVDGEDPYKLVADRLGKAGRVAVSDFTPALHVLALRAALGEAEQTLAGPVVRELRMRKDAAEIASLRDAGAAIDRVHARVHEWLRPGRTEAEVGADITAAIVEEGHVRADFVIVGSGPNGASPHHDVSDRVITKGDVVVVDIGGPLPAGYNSDSTRTYSVGAPTDADVAETYAVLQRAQAASVAAVKPGVTAEAVDAAARDVITEAGFGEYFIHRTGHGIGLDVHEEPYIIAGNTLPLEPGMAFSVEPGIYQAGRWGARIEDIVIVTADGVESVNNRPHELVVLDA, from the coding sequence ATGTCGCGCCGTTCCCTCCACACGCCCGCCCCCGACGCCGCAGCCCTGCGCGCCCGCCTGGACCGCGCCCGCACCGCCGCGGCCGCCGCGGACACCGACGCCCTGCTGATCGCGCCCGGTTCCGACCTGCGCTACCTGATCGGCCAGGCCGGCGGCTCGTTCGAGCGCCTCACCACCCTCGTCGTCCCCGCCGACGGCACGCCCGCGCTGGTCGTGCCGAAGCTGGAAGCGCCCGGCTACGCCGACGTGCCGGCCGACGAGCTCGGTGTCGAACTGCTGACCTGGGTGGACGGCGAGGACCCGTACAAGCTGGTGGCCGACCGGCTCGGCAAGGCCGGCCGCGTCGCGGTCAGCGACTTCACCCCGGCCCTGCACGTGCTGGCCCTGCGCGCGGCGCTCGGCGAGGCCGAGCAGACCCTCGCCGGCCCGGTCGTGCGCGAGCTGCGGATGCGCAAGGACGCCGCCGAGATCGCGTCGCTGCGGGACGCCGGCGCGGCCATCGACCGCGTGCACGCCCGCGTCCACGAGTGGCTGCGCCCCGGCCGCACCGAGGCCGAGGTCGGCGCGGACATCACCGCGGCGATCGTCGAGGAGGGCCACGTCCGGGCGGACTTCGTGATCGTCGGTTCCGGCCCGAACGGCGCCAGCCCGCACCACGACGTCTCCGACCGCGTCATCACCAAGGGTGACGTCGTGGTCGTCGACATCGGCGGCCCGCTGCCGGCCGGCTACAACTCCGACTCCACCCGCACCTACTCGGTCGGCGCGCCGACCGACGCCGACGTCGCCGAGACCTACGCCGTGCTGCAGCGCGCCCAGGCCGCCTCGGTCGCCGCGGTGAAGCCGGGGGTCACGGCCGAGGCGGTCGACGCCGCCGCGCGCGACGTCATCACCGAGGCCGGGTTCGGCGAGTACTTCATCCACCGCACCGGGCACGGCATCGGCCTGGACGTGCACGAGGAGCCCTACATCATCGCGGGCAACACGCTGCCGCTGGAGCCGGGCATGGCCTTCAGCGTCGAGCCGGGCATCTACCAGGCGGGCCGCTGGGGCGCCCGCATCGAGGACATCGTGATCGTCACCGCCGACGGCGTCGAGTCCGTCAACAACCGGCCGCACGAACTCGTCGTGCTGGACGCATGA
- a CDS encoding RNA helicase: MASSPSPSPAEAYAASARRGKHPQLTRFAAESSFEFDDFQIRGCEALEGGHGVLVCAPTGAGKTIVGEFAVHLAMAEGRKCFYTTPIKALSNQKYGDLVARYGPDAVGLLTGDTSINGNAQVVVMTTEVLRNMLYAGSSTITDLGYVVMDEVHYLADRFRGAVWEEVILHLPEHVRVVGLSATVSNAEEFGEWLVEVRGDTTVVVDEHRPVPLWQHMLVGNRLLDLFAGEDVHGPNAELRINPTLLRRTEEIGRQYAPAGFHGPRGARRGGPRMPRFRPPSRVEVVEQLDRAGLLPAIVFIFSRAGCEAAVTQCVRAGLRLNGPDEVEEIRRIIDERTSGLPEGDLGVLGYWEWREALERGVAGHHAGLLPAFKETVEELFVRGLVKAVFATETLALGINMPARTVVLERLVKYNGEAHVELTPGEYTQLTGRAGRRGIDVEGHAVVSWQPGVDPKQVAGLASTRTYPLRSSFRPGYNMAVNLVAQVGAAQARDLLEQSFAQFQADRSVVGLARRIERNKEALKGYTNAVTGDFDEMLEYVELRAKMSAREKALSRQNTTVRRADTADSLEKLRKGDVIAVPAGRRAGLAVVVDPGLDPIREPRPVVVTEDRWSGPLSVADFPAPVEALGRIKLPKHIELRSPKTRRDIATTLRGAGISLPGRQKRRAGANEDGELAALRRALRAHPCHGLAEREANLRWVERYQRLTGETEQLERKVAATTHSLARAFDRILALLGERGYLGPESAGDGEDRVTEHGRRLTRLYSESDLLAAECIRNGVWEKLGPAELAAVVSTLVFEARRDTAGEPRLPGGAVPEAWEETARLWVELTEDERRHRLDRTREPDAGFAWPVYRWARGESLEKVLTAAEANGQELSAGDFVRWSRQVIDLLDQIRDVLGKSDRVGATAAEAVKALRRGVVAAGAA; the protein is encoded by the coding sequence GTGGCCAGTAGCCCTTCTCCTTCCCCGGCCGAGGCCTATGCGGCCTCCGCACGCCGGGGGAAGCACCCTCAGCTGACCCGCTTCGCGGCGGAATCCTCCTTCGAGTTCGACGACTTCCAGATCCGTGGCTGCGAGGCCCTCGAAGGCGGCCACGGCGTGCTCGTCTGCGCGCCCACCGGGGCCGGGAAGACGATCGTCGGCGAGTTCGCCGTGCACCTGGCCATGGCCGAGGGGCGCAAGTGCTTCTACACCACGCCGATCAAGGCGTTGTCGAACCAGAAGTACGGCGACCTGGTGGCCCGGTACGGGCCGGACGCGGTGGGCCTGCTGACCGGGGACACCTCGATCAACGGCAACGCGCAGGTGGTCGTGATGACCACCGAGGTGCTGCGGAACATGCTCTACGCCGGGTCCTCGACGATCACCGACCTCGGGTACGTCGTGATGGACGAGGTGCACTACCTCGCCGACCGGTTCCGGGGCGCTGTGTGGGAAGAGGTGATCCTGCACCTGCCCGAGCACGTCCGGGTGGTCGGGTTGTCGGCGACCGTGAGCAACGCCGAGGAGTTCGGCGAGTGGCTGGTCGAGGTCCGCGGGGACACCACCGTCGTGGTGGACGAGCACCGGCCGGTGCCGCTGTGGCAGCACATGCTGGTCGGCAACCGGCTGCTGGACCTGTTCGCCGGGGAAGACGTCCACGGCCCGAACGCCGAGCTGCGCATCAACCCGACCCTGCTGCGCCGCACCGAGGAGATCGGCCGCCAGTACGCGCCGGCGGGGTTCCACGGTCCGCGGGGGGCGCGGCGGGGCGGGCCGCGGATGCCGCGGTTCCGGCCGCCGTCGCGCGTCGAGGTCGTGGAGCAGCTGGATCGGGCCGGGCTGCTGCCGGCGATCGTGTTCATCTTCTCCCGGGCCGGTTGCGAGGCCGCGGTCACGCAGTGCGTCCGGGCGGGGCTGCGGCTCAACGGGCCCGACGAGGTCGAGGAGATCCGCCGGATCATCGACGAGCGCACGTCCGGGCTGCCCGAGGGTGATCTCGGGGTGCTCGGGTACTGGGAGTGGCGGGAGGCGCTCGAGCGGGGGGTCGCCGGACACCACGCCGGGTTGCTGCCGGCGTTCAAGGAGACGGTGGAGGAGCTGTTCGTCCGCGGTCTGGTGAAGGCGGTGTTCGCCACCGAGACGCTGGCGCTCGGCATCAACATGCCCGCTCGCACCGTCGTGCTCGAACGCCTCGTCAAGTACAACGGCGAGGCGCACGTCGAGCTGACGCCGGGGGAGTACACGCAGCTCACCGGCCGGGCCGGGCGCCGGGGGATCGACGTCGAGGGCCACGCCGTGGTCTCGTGGCAGCCGGGGGTCGACCCGAAGCAGGTCGCCGGGCTCGCCTCGACGCGGACCTACCCGCTGCGGTCGTCGTTCCGGCCGGGTTACAACATGGCGGTGAACCTGGTCGCCCAGGTCGGCGCGGCGCAGGCGCGTGACCTGCTGGAGCAGTCGTTCGCGCAGTTCCAGGCCGACCGGTCGGTGGTCGGCCTGGCCCGCCGGATCGAGCGGAACAAGGAAGCCCTCAAGGGCTACACCAACGCCGTGACCGGCGACTTCGACGAGATGCTCGAGTACGTCGAGCTGCGCGCGAAGATGTCGGCGCGGGAAAAGGCCCTGTCGCGGCAGAACACCACCGTGCGGCGCGCGGACACGGCGGATTCGCTGGAGAAGCTGCGCAAGGGTGACGTCATCGCGGTGCCCGCGGGCCGGCGGGCCGGGCTCGCCGTGGTCGTGGATCCCGGGCTCGACCCGATCCGCGAGCCGCGGCCGGTCGTGGTGACCGAGGACCGGTGGTCGGGGCCGTTGTCGGTGGCGGACTTCCCGGCGCCGGTCGAGGCGCTGGGCCGGATCAAGCTGCCCAAGCACATCGAGCTGCGCTCGCCCAAGACCCGCCGGGACATCGCCACGACGTTGCGCGGTGCCGGGATTTCCTTGCCCGGCAGGCAGAAGCGGCGCGCGGGGGCCAATGAGGACGGTGAGCTGGCGGCGCTGCGGCGGGCGTTGCGGGCGCACCCGTGCCACGGGCTGGCCGAGCGGGAAGCGAACCTGCGCTGGGTGGAGCGGTACCAGCGGCTGACCGGGGAAACCGAGCAGCTGGAGCGGAAGGTCGCGGCGACGACGCACTCGCTGGCCCGCGCGTTCGACCGGATCCTCGCGTTGCTGGGGGAGCGCGGTTATCTGGGGCCGGAGTCCGCGGGTGACGGCGAGGACCGCGTCACCGAGCACGGCCGCCGGCTGACCCGGCTCTACAGCGAGTCGGATCTGCTGGCCGCGGAGTGCATCCGCAACGGCGTGTGGGAGAAGCTCGGCCCGGCCGAGCTCGCCGCCGTCGTCTCGACGCTGGTGTTCGAGGCCCGGCGTGACACGGCGGGGGAGCCGCGGCTGCCCGGCGGCGCGGTGCCCGAGGCGTGGGAGGAGACGGCGCGGCTGTGGGTGGAGCTGACCGAGGACGAGCGGCGGCACCGGCTCGACCGCACGCGGGAGCCCGACGCCGGGTTCGCGTGGCCGGTCTACCGGTGGGCGCGCGGCGAGTCGCTGGAGAAGGTGCTCACGGCGGCCGAGGCCAACGGGCAGGAGCTGTCGGCGGGTGACTTCGTGCGCTGGTCGCGCCAGGTGATCGACCTGCTCGACCAGATCCGGGACGTGCTGGGCAAGTCCGACCGGGTCGGTGCGACGGCCGCCGAGGCGGTCAAGGCGCTGCGGCGCGGTGTGGTCGCCGCGGGTGCGGCGTGA
- a CDS encoding Lrp/AsnC family transcriptional regulator, producing the protein MTTGGLEPLDQSIVEELAADGRRSFTDLAERVGLSVSAVHQRVRRLEQRGVILGYTARLDGEQIGLPLTALISLTPNDPGAPDDYPQRIQHIKEIESCYSVAGDESYILLVRVQSPLALEDLLRRIREAAKVSTRTTVVLSTPFEGRSPTF; encoded by the coding sequence ATGACCACCGGTGGCCTGGAGCCGCTCGACCAGTCGATCGTCGAGGAACTCGCGGCCGACGGGCGGCGCAGCTTCACCGACCTCGCCGAACGCGTCGGGCTTTCGGTGTCGGCGGTGCACCAGCGGGTGCGCCGCCTCGAGCAGCGCGGCGTCATCCTCGGGTACACCGCGCGGCTCGACGGCGAGCAGATCGGGCTGCCGCTGACGGCCCTGATCTCGCTGACGCCCAACGACCCCGGTGCGCCCGACGACTACCCGCAGCGGATCCAGCACATCAAGGAGATCGAGTCCTGCTACTCGGTGGCCGGCGACGAGTCCTACATCCTGCTAGTCCGCGTCCAGTCGCCGCTGGCGCTGGAGGACCTGCTGCGCCGGATCCGGGAGGCCGCCAAGGTGTCCACTCGCACCACGGTGGTCCTCTCTACGCCGTTCGAGGGACGTTCGCCTACGTTCTGA
- a CDS encoding DUF4333 domain-containing protein, whose amino-acid sequence MTRRFLAFLGLCCVLSGCTASVPAPVLPSRSTPVSTSAPVKVLDPVAVRDGVRKILVESFHIADVGDVSCPVGQPVSAGRAFVCTARIGGTAKRVPITVLDADGRYRVDPPA is encoded by the coding sequence GTGACCAGGCGTTTTCTCGCGTTCCTCGGGCTGTGCTGCGTGCTCTCGGGCTGCACCGCGTCAGTCCCGGCGCCGGTGCTGCCGAGCCGCAGTACCCCGGTCTCCACGAGTGCGCCGGTGAAGGTGCTCGACCCGGTCGCGGTCCGCGACGGCGTCCGGAAGATCCTCGTCGAGAGCTTCCACATCGCCGACGTCGGCGACGTGAGCTGCCCGGTCGGTCAGCCCGTCAGCGCCGGCCGCGCGTTCGTCTGCACGGCCCGGATCGGGGGGACGGCGAAGCGGGTCCCGATCACCGTGCTCGACGCGGACGGCCGCTACCGCGTCGATCCGCCGGCTTGA
- a CDS encoding 5'-3' exonuclease H3TH domain-containing protein produces the protein MTGPLALLDSASLYFRSFFALPDSMRADDGTQVNAVRGFTDTIARILTDRHPSRLVCCMDADWRPKFRTDLLPSYKAHRVAQETTGQAPDVEVVPDTLTPQVPIILEVLEAFGFATAEAAGYEADDVIGALVHREKKDAVEVITGDRDLFQLVRDEPTRTSVIYVGKGWAKAEELGPDEIAERYSVPRESAGPAYADMSMMRGDPSDGLPGVAGIGEKTAAKLITEFGSLDALLQAAAASDSRVPLKTRLRLADAADYLAVAPTVVRVAVDAPVEQSRPDKVPATPADPDRVAELAERWNLGKSVDRLIEALPGS, from the coding sequence GTGACCGGACCCCTTGCGCTGCTCGACTCCGCGAGCCTCTACTTCCGCTCGTTCTTCGCCCTGCCCGACTCGATGCGCGCCGACGACGGCACCCAGGTGAACGCCGTGCGCGGGTTCACCGACACGATCGCGCGGATCCTCACCGACCGGCACCCCTCGCGGCTGGTGTGCTGCATGGACGCGGACTGGCGGCCGAAGTTCCGGACGGACCTGCTGCCCAGCTACAAGGCCCACCGGGTGGCCCAGGAGACCACGGGCCAGGCGCCCGACGTCGAAGTGGTGCCCGACACCCTGACCCCGCAGGTGCCGATCATCCTCGAGGTCCTCGAGGCGTTCGGCTTCGCCACCGCCGAGGCGGCGGGCTACGAGGCCGACGACGTCATCGGCGCGCTGGTCCACCGGGAGAAGAAGGACGCGGTCGAGGTCATCACCGGCGACCGCGACCTGTTCCAGCTGGTGCGCGACGAGCCGACCCGCACGTCGGTCATCTACGTCGGCAAGGGCTGGGCGAAGGCCGAGGAGCTCGGCCCCGACGAGATCGCCGAGCGCTACAGCGTCCCCCGCGAGAGCGCCGGCCCCGCGTACGCGGACATGTCCATGATGCGCGGCGACCCCTCGGACGGGCTGCCCGGCGTCGCCGGCATCGGCGAGAAGACCGCGGCGAAGCTGATCACCGAGTTCGGCTCCCTCGACGCGCTTCTGCAGGCCGCGGCGGCGAGCGACTCCCGCGTCCCGCTCAAGACGCGGCTGCGGCTGGCCGACGCCGCCGACTACCTGGCCGTCGCGCCGACGGTGGTCCGCGTCGCGGTCGACGCGCCGGTGGAGCAGTCCCGCCCGGACAAGGTCCCGGCCACGCCGGCCGACCCGGACCGCGTCGCCGAGCTGGCCGAGCGCTGGAACCTCGGCAAGTCCGTCGACCGCCTCATCGAGGCCCTGCCCGGTTCCTAG
- a CDS encoding GNAT family N-acetyltransferase — MTDFEIRTLRDDEHRAASTLFRATVHVPPSDDKDWERAARAYQSGGTIGVFDPDFIGTARAFDAELTVPGGARLPMAGVTGVGVRADRTRRGVLRAMMSAQLADFAARGVVFANLLASEALIYGRYGYGLATRSRTYSVDRHRARLRPDAPATGEVELLELDDAVAALPGVYERVEHRPGMMTRPEVLWRLYENHLRRSTDPVKALVHHGSDGPDGYALYVVGGLQAHPWTKTLEVPDMFAGTPAALAGLWRFLLGIDLVDRIVAEERPLDEPVELILADHRQGNVDRVEDEHWLRLVDVPRALAAREYGHAAPVVVEVTDPLLPANSGTYRITPDGAERADGPAALALDVTTLAMLYLGTWRASALADAGRIEVRDPAAPAAADVLFSTRVQSWCGSFF; from the coding sequence ATGACCGACTTCGAGATCCGGACGCTGCGCGACGACGAGCACCGCGCCGCGAGCACCCTCTTCCGCGCCACCGTGCACGTGCCGCCGTCCGACGACAAGGACTGGGAACGCGCCGCGCGCGCCTACCAGTCCGGCGGCACGATCGGGGTGTTCGACCCGGATTTCATCGGCACCGCCCGGGCTTTCGACGCCGAGCTGACGGTGCCGGGTGGCGCCCGGCTGCCGATGGCCGGCGTGACGGGTGTCGGTGTCCGCGCCGACCGGACGCGCCGCGGCGTGCTGCGGGCCATGATGTCCGCTCAGCTGGCGGACTTCGCGGCACGCGGGGTGGTGTTCGCGAACCTGCTCGCTTCCGAGGCGCTCATCTACGGCCGGTACGGCTACGGCTTGGCGACGCGCAGCCGGACCTACAGCGTCGACCGGCACCGCGCGCGGTTGCGGCCGGACGCGCCCGCCACCGGGGAGGTCGAGCTGCTGGAGCTGGACGACGCCGTCGCGGCCCTGCCGGGTGTCTACGAGCGCGTCGAGCACCGGCCCGGGATGATGACCCGCCCGGAGGTGCTGTGGCGGCTCTACGAGAACCACCTCCGCCGGAGCACCGATCCGGTGAAGGCGCTCGTGCACCACGGCTCGGACGGGCCCGACGGTTACGCCCTCTACGTCGTCGGCGGCCTGCAGGCCCATCCGTGGACCAAGACCCTGGAAGTGCCGGACATGTTCGCCGGCACGCCGGCCGCGCTGGCCGGGTTGTGGCGGTTCCTGCTCGGCATCGACCTGGTGGACCGGATCGTCGCCGAGGAACGGCCGTTGGACGAGCCGGTCGAGCTGATCCTGGCCGATCACCGCCAGGGCAACGTCGATCGCGTCGAGGACGAGCACTGGCTGCGGCTCGTCGACGTCCCGAGGGCCCTGGCCGCCCGCGAGTACGGCCACGCCGCGCCGGTCGTCGTCGAGGTCACCGATCCGTTGCTGCCGGCCAACTCCGGCACCTACCGGATCACGCCGGACGGCGCCGAGCGCGCCGACGGACCGGCGGCGCTCGCCCTCGACGTCACCACGCTCGCGATGCTCTACCTCGGCACCTGGCGCGCCTCGGCGCTCGCCGACGCCGGCCGGATCGAGGTCCGCGACCCGGCCGCCCCCGCGGCCGCCGACGTCCTGTTCAGCACGCGCGTCCAGTCGTGGTGCGGTAGCTTCTTCTGA
- a CDS encoding GDSL-type esterase/lipase family protein, with amino-acid sequence MRRLRWYWGALVLVSVALLVGFFAFFGSESQPGQPQPRQGPPGTGPLTVVAMGDSTASGEGAGQYTPATNGQGGDWCHRSPNAFVEKIAVPGITAHVNLACSGAPAEQVALGGVKQWTEGSQAQQLAALVKDHRVAAVVIAVGANDDPKFSNQVTDCFKAWFDPGGPPCSTALKQSWQSKVDAMVPKVAAAVSDVKEVLAQAGYVPADYQLILQSYAAPIGPDVPEDLRSLNGCPFRVEDLRWISQTGIGVLSSGLKTAARQTGARFLDLAKAGVRHEACSGGANPATEWFTRLTLQLADLGQADRAGHALQESFHPNAAGHTAIANCLTEFMTTREGNASCLAGADGKLHAAPEVVAR; translated from the coding sequence ATGCGACGACTTCGGTGGTACTGGGGGGCGCTGGTCCTCGTCAGCGTGGCCCTCCTCGTGGGTTTCTTCGCCTTCTTCGGCTCCGAAAGCCAACCCGGACAACCCCAACCCCGCCAAGGCCCGCCCGGCACCGGCCCGCTCACCGTCGTCGCCATGGGCGACAGCACCGCCTCCGGCGAAGGCGCCGGCCAGTACACACCTGCCACCAACGGCCAGGGCGGCGACTGGTGCCACCGCTCCCCCAACGCCTTCGTCGAAAAGATCGCCGTCCCCGGCATCACCGCCCACGTCAACCTCGCCTGCTCCGGCGCCCCCGCCGAACAGGTCGCCCTCGGCGGCGTCAAGCAGTGGACCGAAGGCTCACAAGCACAACAGCTCGCCGCCCTGGTCAAGGACCACCGCGTCGCCGCCGTCGTGATCGCCGTCGGCGCCAACGACGACCCCAAGTTCTCCAACCAGGTCACCGACTGCTTCAAAGCGTGGTTCGACCCCGGCGGCCCGCCGTGCAGCACGGCACTCAAGCAGAGCTGGCAGTCCAAAGTGGACGCGATGGTTCCGAAGGTCGCCGCCGCCGTCTCCGACGTCAAGGAAGTACTGGCCCAAGCCGGTTACGTACCCGCGGACTACCAGCTGATCCTGCAGTCCTACGCCGCCCCGATCGGCCCCGACGTCCCCGAAGACCTGCGCAGCCTCAACGGCTGCCCGTTCCGGGTCGAAGACCTGCGCTGGATCTCCCAGACCGGCATCGGCGTCCTGTCCTCCGGCCTCAAAACGGCCGCGCGGCAGACCGGCGCCCGGTTCCTGGACCTCGCCAAGGCCGGCGTGCGGCACGAAGCGTGCAGCGGCGGCGCCAATCCCGCGACGGAATGGTTCACCCGCCTGACGCTCCAGCTCGCCGACCTCGGCCAAGCCGACCGGGCGGGCCACGCGCTGCAGGAGTCGTTCCACCCCAACGCCGCCGGCCACACCGCGATCGCCAACTGCCTCACGGAGTTCATGACCACCCGCGAAGGCAACGCTTCCTGCCTCGCGGGCGCGGACGGCAAGCTCCACGCGGCCCCGGAGGTCGTCGCCCGCTGA